GCTCCTGTGGGAGGCTTGGCAGGGTCCTGGCCCCCGGTGGGTTTGGGGGTGGGTGCTGTGGTCAGGGCACGAGCTCTCGTCTGCGCGCTGAGTTTGTGCTTCACGTTTCAGCCTCGCAAGATTGAGGAGATCAAGGACTTCCTGCTGACAGCCAGGAGGAAGGACGCCAAGTGTGAGTGGCCCTGGGGGGGAGCGGGGTGGGTTGTGCCCCCCGAGCCTGGggtgctcctggtgctggggtCTGTCCGGGTGCGCCGTCAGTGACAACTGGAGCAGCGTATGCTGAGCAAAGCCATGCTGGCCGCAGGGTGTGTGACATAACCCCGTGGGTGAGGTGTGTTACTGGGCCTGCTGCTCGCTCAGCCGCgtttcttcccctgcccctcGCCGTGGCTGCTTCTGCCAAACCccgctgcagctgctgggaaacaATTTGCAATTACCCTGCCTGTGGCTCCCTGTAGTGCTCGAAAAGCTTCGAGGTGTCAGATGCCGCGGAGTTCTAACGGAGTGACAAGTGAATCGTGCCTAAACTCGAGCTTTCTTTTGTTGCGAACACAAAGATCATTATAATTGAGAATCTTGAAGCGTCTCGTCTGGGTATTTAACAACGTGTGAAGAGTTTTCCCTGTTTGGATTGAGCTGTCAGGGGGAAGCGGCGCCTTCATTCTGGAGGTGTTTTGTTAGCTCGGCGCTGTGGGCGAGGAGGGGATAGCTCGGCGCAGAGGCGCTGTTACGGCTGGTGACAGCCGCTTACGAAGCGTTGCAGCGCTCCTCAGCGCGCTCCCgatcctgcagcagctctgccatccGTAACGCCCTgcagtggggagggagaggcacGGCCCGTAGCTCTGAGCAGGCGGCGGGGATGAACTGGCCCTGGACGGCCGTAAAGGAGATGGAAAGCGCcggctgcagcctggcagagtCCAGAAGATGATGGCAGGAGCCGGTGCTGCTCCTCAGGCACAAAAGATGACAGGAGTAAATAAGCCCGACGTGCGCTGTCACGCTCCGCTGGAGATTTGTGACACGATAAATTTTTGCCGCTGCGGGTCGTAAACTTCCCCCATGAAGCAGAAAGGGCTCGGCAATGAAGCTGTTTGCCTTGGGAAGCCTCCGGGGTGACTGCGATGGCG
This genomic window from Oxyura jamaicensis isolate SHBP4307 breed ruddy duck chromosome 18 unlocalized genomic scaffold, BPBGC_Ojam_1.0 oxy18_random_OJ72174, whole genome shotgun sequence contains:
- the RPL38 gene encoding 60S ribosomal protein L38 — protein: SWPPVGLGVGAVVRARALVCALSLCFTFQPRKIEEIKDFLLTARRKDAKSVKIKKNKDNVKFKVRCSRYLYTLVITDKEKAEKLKQSLPPGLAVKELK